In Moorena sp. SIOASIH, the sequence AGCGATTGATCCAGTCAGGATTTAAATCCACTCGCTCCAACAACTCAGCCACGCGATCGCGTTTTGCCTTACTATTACCCCCAACATCATGAATCAATAGGGGTTCCATCACTGCTTCCCCAATCTTCAGTCGTGGGTCGAGGGAACTAAAGGGATTCTGAAACACAATTTGCATTTCACGGCGTAGTTGCCGTAAACCCATACCCTTGATCGTGGTAATCTCTTTACCATCAAAGTGTACTTCTCCACTCATTGGTTCAATCAAGCGCAGCAATGTTCGTGCTAAGGTAGATTTGCCACAACCGGATTCTCCCACTAAGCCCAAGGTTTCACTGGGATAAACATCAAAGGATACTCCATTGACTGCCATCAGATAGCGTTTCGTCCCGCCAAATATGCCTCGAATGGGAAAGCCTACCTGTAAGTTACGGACCGAAACTAACGGTGGTTTGCTTGTTAGCGTAGCGTGGCCTTTTGGCCAAGGTTGGGAGGTTGAAGGTTGGGAGGTTGAAGGTTGGGAGGTTGAAGGTTGGGAGGTTGGAGGTTGGGAGGTTGAAGGTTGTGTGGTTGAAGGTTGTTCGCCTTTAGCGTTCCCGTAGGGTAGGTTATCTGGGGAAGTTTGAAGCTGGAACCGGTCAAAATTCAACCCTTTTGATTTTTCTCGGATCACCTCTTCCCCACTAGCAGTAGTTACCACCTCCATGAAGTCAGAAACAGTTGGTAGGTATGTTAGAGTTTGGTCGAGAGTTGGGCGACAGGCTAATAATCCCTTGGTGTAGGGATGGTTTGGTTCAGAGAAAATTTTCCAGACATCACCCCTTTCCACAATTTTGCCTTGGTACATCACCGCTACGCTGTCAGCAATTTCCGCAATCACGCCTAAGTCGTGGGTAATAAAAATCATGGACATCCCTCGGGTATCCCGTAACTCCCTTAGCAAATCCAGAATGGTTGCCTGTACGGTAACATCGAGAGCAGTAGTGGGTTCATCAGCAATCAACACATCAGGGTTACAAGAAATTGCGATCGCAATCATTACCCGCTGCAATTGACCACCAGACAGTTCATGGGGATAGCGCTTTAATATTTCCCGTTTTTGCTGGTTAATGTGGCGATTAATTACCCGTTCCCCTGGTATAGCTTGACCAGGGTTCTCCCGACGGAATTCCTCTAGAAAACTTTCCCTCAATTGTTGATCGCTAGGGAGTAGCTTCACCTCTTGAAGACGAGCCATGGCTTGACGCCTTGCTTCTTTTAGGGAAACATCCTGGTGTTGCAGAATTGCTTCTGTCAGTTGAAACCCACAGGTATAAACTGGGTTAAGGGAAGTCATGGGTTCTTGGAAAATCATTGAGATTTGACCACCCCGGTAGGACTGCTTTTGATCAGGACTCAGCCCTAGTAAATCCACTCCTGTTTCCCGAGCTGAGGGTCGGAAGTAAATCTCGCCATTGGTAACTTTACCAGGATAGGGTACCAAACCCATGATGGCCAAAGAGGTGACTGATTTCCCAGAGCCTGACTCCCCCACAATCCCTAGGGTTTGTCCTCGACGCAGTTGAAAGTCAATGCTGTCAACGGCTGTGACCTGTTTTACATCGGTTTGGAATTGGACTTTCAGATTACGGACGTCAAGAACAGTGTCAGTCATGGCATTCAAGAGGATTAAGTTAAGAGAGTTAACTTAAATGATACAAAACTTGACTCTAGGGTTTACTCCCTACGTCAGCTGTCAGCTGTCAGCCGTCAGCTTAAGCGCTACGCGCACGCGTGCGCGTTCAGCTATCAGCTGTTTTCTATCTTCAATCAGATCGATCTGGCTGCTACCTGGGAAGTAAGCTATAAGCTATCAGCTGATAGCTTATAGCTTATCTCGAACTATTAAATTCTCCCTAAAGAGGTTTATTTTAAGCTGACCGCTGACCGCTGACGGCTGACCGCACCTCAAGTAGCGTGCGCGTAGCGCGTATGCTTACCCTAATTGACCTTTGTTTCTGGCCAAATTCCTAGCAAAATAGAGCGGATTCATCAACCCCTTAACTACAGCCTTGAACCCATAAATCACACGACCTCTTAGACCAGCTTTGATAACGTGATTATTGAAGGGAATCACCGGTAACTTCTTGATCAGCTCTTGAGCCAAAGCTTTCTTTTGGCCTGGTCCTCGTAAACGAAACTGAGTACCTTGCGTCGGACCATATACGATGGTAAACCAGAGCTGAGGATGTAAGAAAAAGTATTTCCACAAGGGCGGTTTGCACCCAATTAAATCAGCTAGCTCGTCGATGTAAATATGATAATCAAGCAAGCTTCTGATGCGAGCAGCATTATGTTCAAACTGTTCTAAATATTTGGCTTTATCTATAGATGCTACCTGCTCCATTTCCTCAGAAGCCGGAAGAGTTCGTTTACCAGTGCAAATCAAGGCAAAAAATCTGGCTTGCATTTCCGTAAGAGGAAACTGACTGCCAATTGCCGGACGTGCCCAGCCAATCCAAGCGATTTTATCCCGATACTTGGCATGAAAGATATGTTTATAAAGACTCCGGGGGTCAGTTGTTCTCAAGTGCTCAGGTAGGAAAGACACATAGTTTTTGTAGCCGGTACAAAATACCACCGCATCCACGTTTTCAAGGGTTTCCCCATCAGCGGCGATCAATGTCGAGCCACCATCTTTTACCTTCACTATTTCGCCGACCACTTGACAGCCATGATCCACAATTGCCTTGGGTAAGGAGATATTTTTAGTTCCGTAGGTCCCCCAGACCCCTTTTTTAGCCTTAACCTTTTGATTGAGCTCAACTATAGTATCATGAACTGGATCTTTCTTGCTCAACTCTAATCGGAAGATAAGTTGGCTCAAAGCATGTCCATAG encodes:
- a CDS encoding ABC transporter ATP-binding protein, which codes for MTDTVLDVRNLKVQFQTDVKQVTAVDSIDFQLRRGQTLGIVGESGSGKSVTSLAIMGLVPYPGKVTNGEIYFRPSARETGVDLLGLSPDQKQSYRGGQISMIFQEPMTSLNPVYTCGFQLTEAILQHQDVSLKEARRQAMARLQEVKLLPSDQQLRESFLEEFRRENPGQAIPGERVINRHINQQKREILKRYPHELSGGQLQRVMIAIAISCNPDVLIADEPTTALDVTVQATILDLLRELRDTRGMSMIFITHDLGVIAEIADSVAVMYQGKIVERGDVWKIFSEPNHPYTKGLLACRPTLDQTLTYLPTVSDFMEVVTTASGEEVIREKSKGLNFDRFQLQTSPDNLPYGNAKGEQPSTTQPSTSQPPTSQPSTSQPSTSQPSTSQPWPKGHATLTSKPPLVSVRNLQVGFPIRGIFGGTKRYLMAVNGVSFDVYPSETLGLVGESGCGKSTLARTLLRLIEPMSGEVHFDGKEITTIKGMGLRQLRREMQIVFQNPFSSLDPRLKIGEAVMEPLLIHDVGGNSKAKRDRVAELLERVDLNPDWINRYPHEFSGGQRQRVCIARALALNPKFIICDESVSALDVSVQAQVLNLLKQLQKDFGLTYIFISHDLSVVKFMSDRIMVMNQGKIEEIGPADSIYREPQQDYTRQLIASIPTGTLDRIQQQQHRRQAMEIPEISDPWSLNAEISDPWSVN
- a CDS encoding NAD(P)-binding domain-containing protein, with product MLDCIVIGAGPAGIVTTKELLEQGVGEVLCLEQAEELGGVYANAYDSLVLTTSCAFSMFSDFWIGDGNQHKFWTKNEAVDYWKSYAKHFGVLEKIRFNSKVVAVTPEDNQGWQIKLASGEILHSKRVALAIGNNSISNYPEWKDLLTEVEFSHSKEYRNANNFVGKTVLVVGGGESASDIALEISGVANKCWVSLRNSAGWIIPRKRGPFAADTASHRGVYGLPRDYGHALSQLIFRLELSKKDPVHDTIVELNQKVKAKKGVWGTYGTKNISLPKAIVDHGCQVVGEIVKVKDGGSTLIAADGETLENVDAVVFCTGYKNYVSFLPEHLRTTDPRSLYKHIFHAKYRDKIAWIGWARPAIGSQFPLTEMQARFFALICTGKRTLPASEEMEQVASIDKAKYLEQFEHNAARIRSLLDYHIYIDELADLIGCKPPLWKYFFLHPQLWFTIVYGPTQGTQFRLRGPGQKKALAQELIKKLPVIPFNNHVIKAGLRGRVIYGFKAVVKGLMNPLYFARNLARNKGQLG